A DNA window from Vicia villosa cultivar HV-30 ecotype Madison, WI unplaced genomic scaffold, Vvil1.0 ctg.001121F_1_1, whole genome shotgun sequence contains the following coding sequences:
- the LOC131633368 gene encoding casparian strip membrane protein 1-like — protein MSTTIDVPESSNTKGKTILLGAQARPGGWKKGIAIMDFILRLGAVAAALGAAASMGMSDQTLPFFTQFFQFEASYDSFTTFQFFVISMAIVAGYLVLSLPFSIVSIIRPHAAGPRLFLIILDTVFLTLATSSGASAASIVYLAHNGNQDTNWLAICNQFGDFCAQTSGAVVSSFVAVVVLVVLIVMSALALGKH, from the exons ATGTCAACAACCATTGATGTCCCAGAGTCAAGCAACACTAAGGGAAAAACTATATTACTTGGAGCACAAGCAAGGCCTGGAGGATGGAAAAAAGGTATAGCCATAATGGATTTCATTCTAAGGTTAGGTGCTGTAGCCGCGGCTCTCGGCGCTGCTGCCTCGATGGGAATGAGTGATCAGACTCTCCCTTTCTTCACTCAGTTCTTCCAGTTTGAAGCTAGCTATGATAGCTTTACCACCTTTCA GTTTTTTGTTATATCAATGGCTATAGTAGCTGGCTACTTAGTCCTATCCCTACCATTTTCCATTGTTTCGATCATTCGACCCCATGCGGCTGGTCCAAGGCTTTTCTTGATTATCCTAGACACT GTGTTTCTTACTCTGGCCACTTCTAGTGGTGCTTCAGCTGCTTCCATAGTTTACTTGGCACACAATGGAAACCAGGACACAAACTGGCTTGCCATTTGCAATcagtttggagatttttgtgcACAAACAAGTGGAGCAGTTGTATCAAGTTTTGTTGCTGTGGTTGTTTTGGTTGTGTTGATTGTGATGTCTGCTTTGGCTCTAGGGAAGCATTGA